The Erigeron canadensis isolate Cc75 chromosome 1, C_canadensis_v1, whole genome shotgun sequence genome segment ataactATAATGTctattttaaatcaattatattTACGATAATAACTTACGATATTTGTCGTAGCcgtcatcatcaccaccactcatcataaaaaatatgtaatatatgatattttgtatcGTAATAAGAGTACCAGATGAAATTTCCAAAGATTATTTTACTCtgtatataacataaacaattttttttcaaaagggtagatttttaaatacttttgaactatatatatcttaaataaCTTTAACATTTACCAATTAAATGACTCAACCTTACATTGATATAGACATTACAATCTAATTAGTCTCATTGACAATTGTACAATATGTTCAACACCACTTCCTATTTCTCATTTAACAAAAAATGTGACACATcatttacttacttttttttatcgTACAGtcgaaaattattttattactgCTATAATAAAGCATTGACACATTGTCTTAAAGTGTGAAAATATCTATACACGAATAATAAATCGTGTTAAACTTCTCTATGCAAGGTGGGATGGAGCTAAACTCTTGTAATTGTCCCACATTGTCTTTTCTTaaagataatttattttttctaacagcaaaatatattaaataaaaacctCTAGCAAGGAGATACAATTACACGTACATACAATATCTAGAAGCTAACAAGCTATGAAATAGAGATAGAaccttaaaaaatatttttaaaaatatagtcATGTTAGGTGAAAATATGAATTTACTTTTTGACGCTGGTGTCAATTGCATCAGTGAATGGTaattgctaaaaaaaaaaaaaaaaactgagaaTCACAAAACTTGAAAAATCATCATATGTTTATATAGAACCAGAACTCAAGAAATTATTGTAAAAGTTTTCATTACCATCAGATTAATTGTGCCGAGTATTAGGCTACTATAATTAAAACCACTAGGaccttttgaaaattttatttgttcatttttagaaaacacactTTTATTATTGTCAAACAACTTAAACTATACAATAGCTCTTGAATTCtcaaagaaaacacaaaaaaacGTAAAATGTAATGAATGTTCATGTTCAGATATacacaatatcatcaatcaCGAATATTTTGTACACGTGTCATgcgaaaaagaagttgaaattaGAATCTTACAAAATTTCATGTTGTATTTATCTATCTACAATAATCCAAatgaaaatttatcatttttgttttgaGGCAAAAAGCTATTTTTTGTTAAGACGATTAATAGGATTCGTACATATACATCATTTCGTTTTACTGCCATTAATTCTCAATAGTATAGGACAAGATACGAGAATTTAGACGTACTCTTAACCATTTGCTTCAATTTGTGGACAATAATAAGTTGTAACGATTTAATCGACATAGGATAGAAATATAAACAGTCCATAttcctagctagctagtatGTTCACTATCATTTCCGGTATCGTTTTATGGAGTTAATTCTCTTACCTGGAATGGTAATTATTGTAAAGTTTGTTACCTTACACGTCAACTTTGAAAATtcatattgaaaagttattttgagaacctttttttgtgAGAACTTTTAATCAAACCCAACcgataattattttttacatgaaaattgttttttgattgtattctgaataacttatgtgtaattttgaagtttataattgtgtgaagacatgaattatcatccgttatacaattatgtgaagatttggattcttgatcacatgtgcacgaatattgctatgattacatgtgattgacttgcagacatgtgatcatagcaatattcgtgcacatgtgatcaagaatccaaatctccacataattgtataatgaATGATAATCCATGTTCCACACAATtagaaacttcaaaattacacataagttattcagaaaacaatcaaaaaacaattttcatgtaaagaacaatcatcgattgggcttgatttgaaaagttctcgcaaaaaagggttctcaaaataactttaccctatatatatacatatatatgggtTGTCCGACACATAAGCTTATATGTGGAACCCCttacatatcaatattttattatttcttgtttaatgaataaatgcttggcccccatgatatttatggtttaaaaaattaatatgtgagtgtccgacATATaaacttaggtacctaacaaccttatattcccatctccatatatatatatatatatatatatgtttttatagaatgttaattatttacttttttttttaattacatgaATGACTGAGATGCATGTATGTAATCTATGATTTTCAAAATCCAAATAATTTGTATCCAAAAATGTGAAAAGTTGACTTGAAACCCGCTAAATAAATTCTACCAAAGTCAAAGACCTTAATTTTCAATAGGCTATCTATTCATTAGTTaaaaattcattatatatatacaatgacAATTTGAgtaaagtttattacatttttcgGCAATAAGCTTTTGTGATAAAACATAGGGTAAAAACATATACAATTAACCAAGATCTCTAATTAATAAGATTAATTAAAGATGAAAATTGTGATGGAAGGAGAAGAGAGATTTATGTATCGTATATATGAAGGAAGTGGTGATGATGAAATGATCATGTGGTGGTGGTCAGTATTGGAACTTAGAAATCACGTTAAAATCAGTGGATGCCAAAAAGTGCCAACGACATCTCATTCTCCTTCCATCAGGCTCACATTCACATCTACTAAAGGTGCCAATTGACACCTACATATCTCATTTTGGAAACTTCTACTTATatgtgtagaaatatatatatatactcatatttttatatatattacattattaattaCATGtcaaaaagataatataaaatgaaTTTAACATCATTTAAGAATTAggttaattataatatatacattatatatggTTCACTCGttttaattaacatatttgacataAGAATTGCcccttaaatttaattattttttgactACCAATACTTTCCTAGctataatttaattatctaaATAATTAATGCTTTTATTACATTTAAATCGTAATTAAGGTTATAAATGTCATCATCCTCAACCATAAGTTCAACCACCAATGCAATTATACCAATGGTGATGGAAGTTATTGACTAAATAGAAGAAAATACTCATGAAATAGTTATGAAGTGttattttaatataagaaaGAGACTTGTCTCATAAATTTTACACGGACAATGAATAGTTGGTACGtagtaataattaaatatattaattctCGAAatgaaagttttaatatataaaagtatcCAATTTACGTATTTGTTTAGGGTAAGGGTGGAAgtgtttaattaactaaaacatGTATTGTGTGGTCTGTACATATTATATTGGTACCAATATGATACCGGGGATAAGAGGTTCCATCCGAGTTATCTTTTTTTTAGATACGATTATATATGTTAGTCAGAATTATTTATTGGTCCAAAtatcaaaaagatatatataattagccAGTCTCttgtttggtttgtgtttgtacaccaaaccgaggtTAAGTTAAGAAGGGAGATGATgagtgtttttggttgtttgttggcgattccccaaaggtagagtgaatctctttacgccaatcaattATGATTTGATTGTTAGCCGATTAAGATCGTGCTATTATGCTTTAGATGTGCTCTGATCTGTTTGATAGAGTTTGTGAATGAGtaagaatgaatgaatgatgcCTTCATGAGGTCTTATGaatctccttttataggagaatTTATCTTGGAGAGAAAGTTAAGCCTCTTTAGGGTTTCCCTAAGTCTTAGGCCAGGAATATTATTTCCTTAATTATTGGCTGCaagtgataagatcaaatcccgaAATTATAAGGGAATAATTCTTATCCTTTTTACCTTACTGCGAAAGCCTTCGTTACGAACAGCCTTCGTTACGAACAACCTTCGTGTCGTAACGTGttattgttccttcgtgtggcAGGTCCTGCGTATTAGTGAGAGGGTACATCAgtttgtaaatttgtatatagatatatatatgtatttacatGTGCATGTGTATGAAAGAGTTACAAAGtcgtgttattattattactgtttgaagattttatatatgataactatGTTGCGTGCCCTATAAATGATATGATTTCATATGATCAATGAAATATATTATTGCTGAAATATTTAGTCAAAACAATAAACGTATATATATGGACTAACATTGACGTAAGAAACGATGTATTAAAGAGAGAAAAGTATTATTAGTGCATGAAAAAGTAAACCCGGGAGCTAGAATAAGAATTTtctaatcaattttttttagaacggaaGAGTTTTCTAATCAATTGACtatttaattgtatatgtatagataATAGAAAAGATGTAAATATGTTGCACTAAATTTGACTTTCTAACCATATTGAAGTTACGTAAGAATGAGGAATCCAATGAGCCccttttgttatattttattatagatagatatggtCGATCATCTATAATTTTTACTTCACACATGCCGTACAAGACATGCAATGCAATGGAGCATGGGGCATGAGTAGTATGGAGCATGGGTGGAATTATATGATTGGATGGATATCTACGTGGAAATTCTGAGAAACACATTGTAAAAACAGTAATAGCTCAAAGGTAAAATAAGTGAAGCAAAGTCTTTAGAATCCAAAAATTCGAAGgccttaaatttttatatatataaaactacaTAGAATCTAATACAAATGAgaattacaaaaaatattaagaaaatgagaagcataaaaataaaaagttttgtgTAATGTGATATGTGTATATGTGAATAAATCACGGCattatgttgaaaatatgttaaCGCAGTCGTAAAATGAATTAAATAAAGTatgaataattatattaatcTGAAAGGTCTTGTAATAAAGTTTCGATTTAGGCCCCCAAGTATGTTGAACCGACTCTGTGTAGAAATAAATCTGATttaacaatatttattttttatagatAATTTGTGACTATTGTGTATGAAGGTGTATCAGTGAAACAACCGTATAAAGCCTTCATGATTAGTAGAGACGGTaccagtattttttttttaaaagggaacataattaaaaaattcataaaaaacaaatttagaaggggataaaatttaaaaacttataaattttaaaaaaaaatccataataaaGTTTCAATTTCGAAGAAGACATTAACTTCTGTTGCCCACTTTGATACCACCTCAGATGATTAATGAAAGTACCTCAATataatattactatatattacCATCTAATGGTAATTGTCAAGTCAATTAATTGCTTTCTGCAAAACCAAAAGATTGATAGATAATTGATAATTAAGTAGTATATCATTTTGTACATAGTTTTCGAAAATATTTAACAGAGCATCATATTATGTGAACCTTCTAAGTCAAAGTTAAACATCACCGAAGTATCAAGTGACGGAGTTAGAAAAATAATTtcgaatgttcaaactaaaaatGTTAGTCTTACgctttgtatttgatttttatatttatatttttatagggacaagaatataaatatactttgaaatgaaaaaataaaaagtttcattGTATTAAAATTAGTATGGAAGGAGCTGGCCATACGGCCTTCATGCTAAATTCGTTCATGGAAGTATGTTAGTTTTTATAAGTGGTTATCTCCTAGCTAATCTAATTGGAAAATGTAAATTACttaaaaatgaacaaaaaaaacttaattaaaatagaagaCGATCATGTGAGGCGTTGGGTTACCAAATACGCCATATAATCCACATGTGAGGGATGAATGAATGAATCTTTGCACATGAAAGTCTTTTCGGCCCCATGTTCCCTCAACACACACTCACTTACCTTTTTGGCATAGGATTCCGTGAACGCCGTTATTCTTACAGATAGGATCCCTATGTAATCTTTTTTAATCCTATCTAttgtctcattttttttttaactaatccAATTTACCTTATCTGCAAttttataattatgataataCATTTAGAAAACtctatttttttctttgtatgaTGTATGTACTGTAGATGACAAATACATGGGTTCAGTTTGCAAATGACAAATCATCTTTGACACGGTTATTCCTTTATCATTATCTTTCCATAAAATAACTAATAGGGTTGGTAATATATTGATAAAACTTTGTACTTTTAGGTAATTTCTAACCTGTTTTCGAGTTTAACTTTTCCCATTTGTGGAGACAATGTGTAGGTGAAGGAGGGTATTTAGGAAATTTTCATTATTCTGGACATTCGGATAATTCAAACCAGAAGTGAGATGGTTtatccttaaaatatataatgcatTATTGCTCTTTTGGAGAATTCTAAACGAAGTCCTTAAGACTTCACTTAATatgcataaaaaagttgtacatttatatattaaaagtctTTAATTTTATacagaaagaaaataaaatatctaataGCTCTAAATCTGGAGAGAGAAATAGAGTGTGGTAAGGGagacgaaaacaaaaaaaggggaaaaaaaccTTACACTAGACCCATTTTATTTGGtttatacgagcatggtactcgcgcaatgcggcggcgagtcggcgatgacggtggtggcgacatctattggtgtaggtaaaaccgtaaaagtatttgatataaaggggttagtagagatattttctaatatatataatggactaatggtgtaatttaatatttagggttgatggtgatttaattcatgaagggtattttggtcaattcgtaTGTTCTATTTATGTAAAATTTCAACATAGGggttataattttaattttatactagcacggtacccgcgctatgcggcggtgTTTGGGGCGGCGACAGTGTAATGGTGGGGGACGACTTTTGATGGTAAAGGTGACGTCAAGtagtgtaaataattgatgtaaaagtaattaatgtaaagagttaatttagatattttaaaagaataattaaggactaatagtgtaatatatcattaattgGTAATTTTTATTAGAAGTTGGAAAATTCAGATTGTTGGAGTAAAGAGATGACCAAGGGTACAAAAGTAAAATTGCATGTCCCAAattatgtaaactttcaacaagggtgaataatttttaataaggagtatagatagtagtatagataaatgtAAACATTATTCCATTCGTATCAAGTATCAACAGATTTTacatatatactccgtatttggTTTGTATAAATGTAAACATTATTCCATTCGTATCACCAGATTTTACATAGTTATGTACATCATTATTCATTAGTTAAAGAGATCTATCGGTTTCAAAAATACCTTGCACTATTTTCATTAGTTAAAGAAATTTTTATGCTAATAAAGTATACAGATATAAAACAAGACAACCATTTTAGCTGTGACAAGcgaatattaatataaaattgtcGTTTTTGTTGTGACAAACGGTTGCAAATATATAATtgcaaaaaacacaaaatataaatatagaaaaacaTGAAAAGGCATGGCTGGCCCAAAGCCACATAGTAgccatgtatatatacataaaataacatGTTTGCATGATATTGCATGTCCATACACGCTTCAATTTCccacatatataaattatataattattataatgatGTGCTAATGGTGCTAAATTCTTTTACAAACTTTAAGATGTTCCTAgaagttatatatgtttaaagttaaaaagaagTGTCATGTAATGTGGTTATGATTTTAGATGGTATATCTACATGGTAAGAGAATCTTTTTACCCTGCTGTAGAAAAGAAGAGAACCTCATTCTAGTAAGCTTCAAGCTCATTGTTGTTTTGTAGTAAACCTTGTTACTATCACCGTAAACATGTAGCACATTTCATAAAGAAAGCGATATTATTCATCTTCTCTTTTGACCTATCAagtataaaagaaattaaatagcTCTCACGTAAAAGTTTGTAAGGAAACTTCCTCTGTAAACATCAAATGCTTGTAATAAAACTAAGTAGACATAATAATACATGCAAAATCCGAACCATTCAATCTCATGTTAAATACAACTTTTGCTACAGCCAATCGGGCGACAATATGCCGAAGTTTGGACAAAAACACACCACTACATATAGGCATTAGGCTCTCATCTCGCTCTAACTCAAACAAAAACTTCAGCTAAAAGCAAAGAATGCACTACTCGGTCCAAAACTTCACGAATGCTGTAATGAAAGACTTGACAAATTTCACGAGTGGGTGAGATTCTCGGCCATAGGATTTCTTTGATGCTGCTTTCCATGACTCGCTGcttaaaaagtcaaattaatCATAGGATTTAAATTAGAATCAGCACAAGGAGAGCCATAAGCTCAATCATGTGAGATCACATTATCACATTGTGTTCTTACAGCaatacaaaagcaaaaaaaaaatggtgttaaCTGCTAACACACATGTACTTACAGATTAATCCTGTTCAGCGTCGTGTTGCTTTTTCTCTTTTGGGAACTGTCTTCATTTTGGTCAGTAGATTTGTTCACCTTTGCACTTCTTTCATCAATCGTTGGCTGTTGTACAGGATTGCAAGCAGTTTTGCTGTACAGATTCTGAACATTGTCACCATTTACCGTCTGTAAAGAAGACACAAAAGAACACATGATCTAAACTGTTAAGATGAATAGTTTAGGTGTCTCCAATGACTACAAATACAAGATCATACACATTGAAGAACAAAGTTTACGAGCATGCAACTTGCCTATCACAAGAGAAAATAATAAGAAGTCGATATCTATGAAACATCTTATTGATAATGATGACACCCATCGGAACACTGTCTCATGATAAGCCAAATCTACTGATACACTAGTGCTGCACGCCATGGTGGCAGATAGCAGTTTCAGTTTTAGTAGAGGTCCAAGTTTATGAGAAAGATGTGCATTAACACTTCCTCCCAAAAATAAGTGTCCAGATTGAAAAATGGCATCTTGGTTTTAAAAGACGATAGGTGCACAAAAGCGATACGGTCCATTTCTGAAGCCCAAAGCGCTGAGTTCAAAAGTGGCAAGCTTTTCGTACGCGAGGcgcatataatatataaattacttCTATAGTACTTGTAacacaaaatacaaaaacacCATTAGTAAGCTCGTTTAAGTCCGGATTTGATCAAATTTGATGTTTGAAAAGAAACCCCCGAAAGATTGTTGGTCTTGTTGAGAATGAAGAAATAAGAGATCAATCTTGTTGAGAAAAAAAGGGTAAGGAAAAAAAAGATTacttatttatgaaaaaatctTGTTGTGTACAAAAACCTCACGCTTTTTAGCGCTTATTGGTGCCTGGGCTCACAAAAAAGCCCAAAAAGTGAGCGCTTTTTGTACACCCTGCGCCTTGGGTACCAAAAAGCACTAGGGCTCGCGCCTGGGGCGcactttttaaaaccaagaatGGCATACGGTTTAAgtaattaatatttttctttcacgGCGTGTTATGTTCAGACTTCAGATAGAGTAGTATTAGATAATAGCTGAAAGACATTTTAACCATAGATTTCTACAGAGATTTTTAAGTTCATAAGAATCAAGGATAGAAATAGTAAACATAAAATATTGCTTCTAGAGGTGGACACTCGTGATGGGTCAAACTAAAATAGATAGGCAGACATTATTTTGTGACGACGGTGCATAAAATTGGCTACTGTCAATATTATAATCAACAAGCAAACCCAACAAAGGTCCAGGCTACCACATTAAACATATCCTAAATAAAGAGGATAGGTAAAGACATATCTTATTACATGTCCTTTGCTGTGTTGGGCTTATTTGCATTTAAACAAAGAAGATAAGGACTCAATGTAGGCCTTTGGTTTCAACTTAGAGATAGATAaggatatattttataaaaaagatgatatacttagaaaaaaaatctataaagaCTTGGTTGTTAGCTGGAACCGGAAGAAAATATAAGTGGTAAAACTTCTAAAAAGTTACCTAGTAGATAACTGATATCAGTTGGTGAATAAATACCCCTAAGCATTTGATAATTTAAACTCAATTATTCAGATCAGTATATACTATACTAAGTTGAAAATCAAATGTTGTTAACATGACATTCTACCAACAGAATCATGGAAAGCAAGTTGGTACCGGAAAACCTAGTTCGAACAACTTTTACTTACTCTATCGGGCATATAGGCAGTTCATTTGATACACCATGGTATCTGGGTACTTCTGTTGGATTTTTGTTTTGCATTTCTCTATGTGTTTAGATTCCTTATCTAATGCATCCTCATATGATTTGGAATCTAACAAACTTGTAATGTGATAACGAACAAAAATCCAGGTAAATCTTTAACTTCAGTTAAAgtatttaaagaaaatagacCCATGTATATACCTAAtaaatttttgtcaagaaaaacAAAGTATGTATGCAGCATAAACTTTAGCAGCCGCATTCAAGATCAGAGCACCATTTTTTAGGTTACTTGACAAGTCTACCAAAAGATGCATGCACACAGTATATAGAATCAAGTGATATAGAATGTTAATAGAATCTCACTACTTTTTCAGCAAGCAAAGTGTCTTCAAGTATAGCTCTTGTGTTGCCATTAACAGCAAGCAAAGTATCACTTTCAGCATCCACTGATTCTCTCTCACTTGATTTTTCATCCATGTTATGAACTGTGTTACCAACAAGATTCCCTACCTCTATATCCTCCAATAATTGATGTACTTGAGTTTGATTAGCTACTACTTCAGTTTTCTTATCCTGTTGTCTTCCCATATCTCCTTCCGTTACTAACTCTGTTTTCTCTGGCTTTTCGAGTGCTTCATTATTTACAGTCTCATAAGTTGTCTCCGCCATATCACCTCGTGATAATTGGCTAGTTTCAACATAACTATTTTCTTCATCATCTGTATGTTTTTCCACATCTTTTCCCACTAGCAACTCTGAATTTCCTGAATGTTTAGCTTCTCCACCCTTCTCCGTGGTATTCATAATTCCGTCAACAACGTTGTCATGGCCTTGCCCTTGATGAATTTCACTGCTGCTCCTTGTATTCAGAGCTTTTTCACTTATTAACTCATACTCATGTAGCCTCTGGGGGTCAACTGGAGGTACCAAATGTACATGATCAACGGCTATTGAGCCCAATGGATGGTCCTCTAAGAAGCTATCAAGGTTTTCCAAGTTTTGATCACCCGGAGGTGACTTAGGTGGGCCCAGCACTCGATTCTCTTGAATTATCTCGCGGACTATTTCACGCACTGTGTAAAATGACCCACCTACTTCCTTGCGTGTGAGATTGAGTGATGGAAAATCTCCATTGTTTAATTTCTGGTATCTGCAACAACCATAAttgttatttgatttttggtatctaatttaatatcaataaaaataaataaacaaaaaaaatatgtagcCTACTGCAGATGTATATATGACCCAATATTTCAATATCTGTGCCTGTATTCTTTAATATCCTAACATCTAGCATGTTCACTGCAGGTTTAGCCAAGCTAGCTAGGTTCTGTGCTTTCTTGAAACTTGTCTCATTATCAGGTAAACTATACTCTATAAACTAACTTACAATCATAATTCCATATTTCCAATTCACTTAACAAGAACAATATCACAACTAATCATATCACTTCCAATTCTACAATCTACTTGTTTGCATCAGTATTCTCAAGTGTCAAAACTCCACAAAGTGATATTAATACGGCGGGCAAACATGCGGAATTTATGGCCCACGAAGGGTAAGTAATATCgccaaggttgtaaatatcgctttTCGGTATCGTCTCGGTCGaccaccgataagcgatatatcggggatatatcggccGAGATAACTGAGATTTACAACCATGAATATCGCTTCAATTTCTATTGAAATATATGTTCCCACTTTGGGCATAGGATTTATTTTCCTGTCAGTAATAATATAGCCAACCTTATTTGGTCATATACGCTTCCAATACTGACTTAAGGGGATTC includes the following:
- the LOC122585563 gene encoding uncharacterized protein LOC122585563 isoform X1; this encodes MHAARGGWLGQTYALAKFDDSFEGKKSGIRRSKEERKGMVENFIKRYQKLNNGDFPSLNLTRKEVGGSFYTVREIVREIIQENRVLGPPKSPPGDQNLENLDSFLEDHPLGSIAVDHVHLVPPVDPQRLHEYELISEKALNTRSSSEIHQGQGHDNVVDGIMNTTEKGGEAKHSGNSELLVGKDVEKHTDDEENSYVETSQLSRGDMAETTYETVNNEALEKPEKTELVTEGDMGRQQDKKTEVVANQTQVHQLLEDIEVGNLVGNTVHNMDEKSSERESVDAESDTLLAVNGNTRAILEDTLLAEKVTVNGDNVQNLYSKTACNPVQQPTIDERSAKVNKSTDQNEDSSQKRKSNTTLNRINLSESWKAASKKSYGRESHPLVKFVKSFITAFVKFWTE
- the LOC122585563 gene encoding uncharacterized protein LOC122585563 isoform X2, whose product is MHAARGGWLGQTYALAKFDDSFEGKKSGIRRSKEERKGMVENFIKRYQKLNNGDFPSLNLTRKEVGGSFYTVREIVREIIQENRVLGPPKSPPGDQNLENLDSFLEDHPLGSIAVDHVHLVPPVDPQRLHEYELISEKALNTRSSSEIHQGQGHDNVVDGIMNTTEKGGEAKHSGNSELLVGKDVEKHTDDEENSYVETSQLSRGDMAETTYETVNNEALEKPEKTELVTEGDMGRQQDKKTEVVANQTQVHQLLEDIEVGNLVGNTVHNMDEKSSERESVDAESDTLLAVNGNTRAILEDTLLAEKVTVNGDNVQNLYSKTACNPVQQPTIDERSAKVNKSTDQNEDSSQKRKSNTTLNRINLESWKAASKKSYGRESHPLVKFVKSFITAFVKFWTE
- the LOC122585563 gene encoding uncharacterized protein LOC122585563 isoform X3, whose protein sequence is MHAARGGWLGQTYALAKFDDSFEGKKSGIRRSKEERKGMVENFIKRYQKLNNGDFPSLNLTRKEVGGSFYTVREIVREIIQENRVLGPPKSPPGDQNLENLDSFLEDHPLGSIAVDHVHLVPPVDPQRLHEYELISEKALNTRSSSEIHQGQGHDNVVDGIMNTTEKGGEAKHSGNSELLVGKDVEKHTDDEENSYVETSQLSRGDMAETTYETVNNEALEKPEKTELVTEGDMGRQQDKKTEVVANQTQVHQLLEDIEVGNLVGNTVHNMDEKSSERESVDAESDTLLAVNGNTRAILEDTLLAEKTVNGDNVQNLYSKTACNPVQQPTIDERSAKVNKSTDQNEDSSQKRKSNTTLNRINLSESWKAASKKSYGRESHPLVKFVKSFITAFVKFWTE